The following coding sequences lie in one Crassostrea angulata isolate pt1a10 chromosome 10, ASM2561291v2, whole genome shotgun sequence genomic window:
- the LOC128165332 gene encoding multiple epidermal growth factor-like domains protein 10: MMSIAFLLIFQVFFVSKVIHGQCTSNGTCVCHCGNCTSGCDACLPGWSGSIINHCQKSNTFYDKASENTTLLDGDFDTYVEDNSIPPYIRVEFQTIFELRQVDVTLELAEKIMYTVYVKSDPYRRSESIICSSFTSGYVSMKKTVTVTCNTPLQGKFIEIVASSLPRTTLKVFEIERFECSNGTYGENCSGICSAGCNKQCDKETGDCVCKIGYWGRFCNRTCPLHCIKNLCDSNTGDCYSCNNGYYGVKCQDRCAVGCLESCNMASGLCFCKPGFYSANCSLQCQSNCAQNECLQETGHCSRCENGWFGVKCESNCSRCGGNSSCDIKTGDCYLCSVGYFGNSCNKKCNEFCDSSKPCNKITGKCQNCKPGRYGEYCTEFCSRTCKNLKCFSNQSCVNGCEDGFFGSHCDSPCSAAVPSCNQCELVNNVPVCQRCADPLYLDGSACFECPDYCSSCSSSVKCLECKTKRFYGDTCNLTCNKDCLNRTCDITGHCVHGCDDGKYGSRCDQDCPSGCRTCHNSSVCFEGENGHEKLCNKCSRRKKLILNCKSYT; encoded by the exons ATGATGTCGATTGCTTTCCTGCTAATATttcaagttttctttgtttcaaaagTTATTCATG gCCAATGTACTAGCAATGGTACATGCGTCTGTCACTGTGGCAACTGTACTTCTGGATGTGACGCCTGTTTACCTGGATGGAGCGGATCAATAATCAATCATTGCCAAAAAT CTAACACTTTTTACGACAAAGCTTCTGAGAATACAACACTTTTGGATGGCGATTTTGATACTTATGTTGAGGATAACAGCATTCCTCCATATATACGCGTTGAATTCCAAACTATTTTCGAACTTCGTCAAGTTGACGTTACCCTTGAACTTG CAGAAAAGATTATGTACACGGTGTATGTTAAATCTGACCCATATAGAAGATCTGAGTCGATAATATGTAGCAGCTTCACAAGTGGATATGTCAGCATGAAGAAAACTGTCACCGTCACGTGTAATACACCTCTTCAAGGAAAGTTCATTGAAATTGTTGCATCGAGTTTACCAAGAACAACCCTAAAAGTGTTCGAAATTGAGCGGTTCG AATGTTCAAATGGCACGTACGGCGAAAATTGTTCCGGGATTTGCTCAGCAGGATGTAACAAACAGTGTGATAAAGAAACAGGTGACTGCGTTTGTAAAATTGGTTACTGGGGAAGGTTTTGTAACAGGACATGTCCATTGCATTGTATTAAAAACCTGTGTGACTCGAATACAGGCGATTGTTACAGCTGTAACAACGGATATTATGGAGTGAAATGCCAAGACCGTTGTGCTGTGGGGTGTCTGGAGTCTTGTAACATGGCATCAGGCTTATGCTTTTGTAAACCGGGCTTTTATTCGGCAAATTGCTCGTTGCAATGTCAATCAAACTGTGCACAGAATGAGTGTCTTCAAGAAACGGGGCACTGTAGTAGGTGTGAAAATGGATGGTTTGGTGTAAAATGTGAATCAAATTGCAGCCGTTGTGGGGGAAACAGTTCGTGTGACATTAAAACAGGTGATTGTTATTTGTGCTCTGTAGGGTATTTTGGGAACTCGTGCAATAAGAAATGTAACGAATTTTGTGACTCAAGTAAACCATGTAACAAGATTACTGGAAAATGTCAGAACTGTAAACCTGGTAGATATGGAGAATATTGTACAGAATTTTGTAGCAGAACTTGTAAAAACTTGAAATGTTTTAGCAATCAATCATGCGTGAATGGGTGTGAAGATGGTTTTTTTGGTAGTCACTGCGATAGTCCTTGTAGTGCCGCTGTTCCAAGTTGTAACCAATGTGAGCTCGTCAACAATGTTCCTGTTTGTCAACGTTGTGCTGATCCATTGTATCTAGATGGATCAGCTTGTTTTGAATGCCCTGACTATTGTTCATCTTGTAGCTCAAGTGTAAAATGTCTGGAGTGTAAAACTAAACGTTTCTATGGCGACACTTGTAACCTAACATGTAACAAAGATTGTCTGAACAGGACATGCGATATAACAGGCCATTGTGTACATGGATGTGACGACGGCAAATATGGCAGTAGATGTGACCAGGATTGTCCGAGCGGGTGCAGGACTTGTCACAATTCATCCGTGTGTTTTGAAGGTGAGAATGGTCATGAGaaattatgtaataaatgttcaagaagaaaaaaattgattttaaactgcAAATCTTATACGTAA